A single genomic interval of Gossypium raimondii isolate GPD5lz chromosome 11, ASM2569854v1, whole genome shotgun sequence harbors:
- the LOC105802465 gene encoding pectate lyase yields the protein MKITKAQLVFLFSFATLIPTLWGGGGNIADFDDVWKRRADQAWKNTLAAYEPSPENVTTKFNENVHKALVANKSNKTKDLEGGDDRRNLRGKHKKYTGPCMATNPIDRCWRCRPDWAENRKRLTQCVIGFGHRTEGGEKGKYYEVTDNSDDDPVNPKPGTLRFAVIQKRPLWIIFAHDMHIKLSRELIVQSKKTIDGRGANVHIAHGAGITLQFVDDVIIHSIHIHHIGPSKAGLIRDSVDHIGLRTTGDGDGINIFGSTNIWLDHLSMSEGQDGLIDAIQGSTAITISNCHFTHHNDVILLGASDTYERDKLMQVTVAFNHFGKELIQRMPRCRWGFFHVVNNDYTHWKMYAIGGSMHPTIISQGNRFIAPDDPKAKEITNRNYAPQSEWSKWVWRSEGDLLLNGARFTKSGPDKSPHFDFTKMQMIKAKPATFVRRLTRFAGALDCEKGNKC from the exons atgaaaataacaaagGCCCAACTGGTTTTCCTGTTTTCATTTGCCACACTAATTCCGACACTCTGGGGTGGTGGTGGCAATATTGCTGATTTTGATGACGTCTGGAAGCGACGTGCCGATCAGGCATGGAAGAACACTCTGGCAGCTTACGAACCAAGCCCAGAAAATGTCACCACTAAATTCAATGAGAATGTTCACAA GGCTCTTGTTgcaaataaaagtaacaaaaccAAGGATTTGGAGGGTGGTGATGATAGGAGGAACTTGAGGGGCAAACACAAAAAGTACACGGGTCCATGCATGGCCACCAACCCCATCGATAGGTGCTGGCGATGCAGACCTGACTGGGCCGAGAACCGTAAGAGGCTGACGCAATGCGTGATTGGTTTTGGCCACCGAACCGAAGGAGGAGAGAAAGGGAAATACTATGAGGTGACTGATAATTCCGATGATGACCCGGTCAATCCTAAACCCGGAACTTTACGTTTTGCCGTCATCCAGAAAAGGCCATTGTGGATCATTTTCGCTCATGACATGCACATCAAATTATCACGTGAGCTCATTGTCCAAAGCAAGAAGACGATCGACGGTCGTGGAGCCAACGTTCATATCGCGCATGGAGCTGGCATCACACTTCAATTCGTGGACGATGTCATCATCCATAGCATTCATATCCATCACATTGGTCCAAGCAAGGCTGGCCTAATCAGGGACTCAGTGGATCATATAGGTTTGAGGACAACGGGTGATGGAGATGGCATTAACATCTTCGGATCCACAAACATTTGGCTCGATCACCTTTCCATGTCGGAGGGTCAAGATGGACTCATTGATGCTATCCAAGGTTCCACTGCCATCACAATCTCAAACTGCCATTTCACCCACCATAACgat GTGATACTACTGGGTGCAAGTGACACCTACGAAAGAGATAAACTAATGCAAGTCACAGTTGCATTCAACCATTTTGGGAAAGAACTGATACAAAGAATGCCGAGATGCAGGTGGGGATTCTTTCATGTTGTTAACAATGATTACACACATTGGAAAATGTATGCAATTGGGGGTAGCATGCATCCCACCATTATCAGCCAAGGTAATAGGTTCATTGCTCCAGACGATCCCAAAGCCAAAGAG ATAACGAACAGGAACTATGCACCCCAGTCGGAATGGAGCAAGTGGGTATGGAGATCGGAAGGAGATTTGTTGTTGAACGGAGCCCGTTTTACAAAATCGGGGCCGGATAAATCTCCCCATTTTGACTTCACCAAGATGCAGATGATCAAAGCCAAGCCAGCAACATTTGTGAGAAGACTCACCCGTTTTGCTGGGGCTCTTGACTGCGAAAAGGGGAACAAGTGTTAG
- the LOC105802463 gene encoding FACT complex subunit SSRP1, whose amino-acid sequence MTDGHLFNNISLGGRGGTNPGQLKIYSGGILWKKQGGGKAVEVDKSDILGVTWMKVPRTNQLGVRIKDGLYYKFAGFRDQDVASLTNFFQNNCGITPEEKQLSVSGHNWGEVDLNGNMLTFVTGSKQAFEVSLADVSQTQLQGKNDVILEFHVDDTTGANEKDSLMEISFHIPNANTQFVGDENHPPAQVFREKIMSVADVGTGVEEAVVTFEGIAILTPRGRYSVELHLSFLRLQGQANDFKIQYSSVVRLFLLPKFNQPHTFVVVTLDPPIRKGQTLYPHIVLQFETDYVVESTLSINEDLLNTKYKDRLEPSYKGLIHEVFTTIMRGLSGAKVTKPGKFRSCQDGYAVKSSLKAEDGVLYPLEKSFFFLPKPPTLILHEEIDYVEFERHAAGGSNMHYFDLLIRLKTEQEHLFRNIQRNEYHNLFDFISSKGLKIMNLGDVRTADGVAEILQNDDDDAVDPHLERIKNEAGVDESDEEDEDFVIDKDDGGSPTDDSGEEESDASESGNEKEKPAKKDQRKEAAVAAAASSSKESKKKGRDGQDDGKKKKRKKKDPNAPKRAMTGFFYFSQAERENVKKSHPGIPFTEVSKILGDRWRKLPKEEKEPYEVKARVDKKRYDDEKNEMKGNNNNPQPMNIDSGNESD is encoded by the exons ATGACGGACGGTCATCTCTTCAACAACATCTCCCTTGGCGGTCGAGGCGGCACG AATCCTGGACAGCTTAAAATTTATTCAGGAGGTATTCTATGGAAGAAACAAGGAGGCGGTAAAGCAGTAGAAGTTGACAAATCCGATATCTTAGGGGTTACATGGATGAAGGTCCCTAGGACAAATCAACTTGGTGTTAGAATCAAAGATGGGTTGTACTACAAGTTCGCTGGATTCCGTGACCAG GATGTTGCCAGTTTGACCAATTTTTTTCAGAATAATTGTGGAATAACACCAGAAGAGAAACAGCTTTCTGTCAGTGGTCATAACTGGGGAGAAGTCGATTTAAATG GGAATATGCTTACCTTTGTGACTGGTTCAAAGCAAGCTTTTGAAGTGTCATTAGCTGATGTATCACAAACTCAGCTTCAAGGGAAAAACGATGTCATCTTGGAGTTCCATGTGGATGATACAACTGGAGCTAATGAG AAAGATTCGCTTATGGAGATAAGTTTCCACATACCCAACGCCAACACCCAATTTGTTGGTGATGAAAATCATCCTCCTGCTCAG GTTTTCCGTGAAAAAATCATGTCAGTGGCTGATGTTGGTACTGGAGTTGAGGAAGCTGTTGTCACTTTTGAGGGCATTGCAATCCTCACACCAAG GGGTCGGTATAGTGTTGAACTTCATCTGTCATTCTTGCGACTCCAAGGACAGGCtaatgatttcaaaattcaatatagcAGTGTTGTGCGTCTTTTTTTGCTTCCGAAG TTCAACCAGCCTCATACTTTTGTTGTTGTTACACTGGATCCGCCTATCCGTAAAGGGCAAACTTTGTACCCACATATTGTCTTGCAG TTTGAAACTGATTATGTTGTTGAAAGCACCTTGTCCATAAATGAGGATCTTTTGAATACCAAGTACAAAGACAGGCTGGAACCATCTTACAAG GGACTTATTCATGAAGTCTTTACCACAATAATGCGTGGTTTATCTGGTGCCAAAGTTACCAAACCAGGAAAATTCCGTAGCTGTCAAGATGGTTATGCTGTTAAGTCTTCATTGAAAGCTGAAGATGGAGTCCTCTATCCACTTGAAAAGAGTTTCTTTTTTCTACCCAAACCTCCTACACTTATTCTTCATGAAGAG ATTGACTATGTTGAATTTGAGAGGCATGCTGCTGGTGGCTCAAATATGCATTACTTTGATCTTCTTATAAGATTGAAAACTGAGCAGGAACATTTATTTCGGAATATTCAGAGAAATGAATATCACAATTTGTTTGACTTCATCAG TTCGAAGGGTTTGAAGATTATGAACCTTGGAGATGTACGAACCGCAGATGGTGTGGCTGAGATTCTTCAaaacgatgatgatgatgcagTTGATCCACATCTTgaacgcattaagaatgaagCTGGTGTGGATGAAAGTGATGAGGAG GATGAGGACTTTGTTATTGACAAGGACGACGGAGGTTCTCCAACTGATGATTCTGGGGAGGAAGAATCTGATGCTAGTGAAAGTGGAAATGAGAAAGAG AAACCTGCGAAAAAGGATCAAAGGAAGGAAGCTGCTGTTGCTGCAGCTGCCTCTTCTTCTAAAGAAAGTAAGAAGAAAGGTAGAGATGGACAAGATGatggaaagaagaagaaaaggaaaaagaaggaTCCTAATGCACCAAAGAGGGCAATGACCGGCTTCTTCTATTTTTCACAGGCGGAAAGGGAG AATGTGAAGAAAAGTCACCCGGGAATACCATTTACAGAGGTGTCCAAAATACTTGGAGATAGGTGGAGAAAGTTGCCAA AGGAGGAGAAGGAACCATATGAAGTAAAGGCTAGAGTTGATAAAAAGCGATACGATGATGAGAAGAATGAGATGAAAGGCAATAATAACAATCCTCAACCTATGAACATTGATTCTGGAAATGAATCCGACTGA
- the LOC105802464 gene encoding beta-glucuronosyltransferase GlcAT14B, with protein sequence MKKLRTYYTQFRHNSNQAMERKWILPLALGSIVSLFLLFLTTLTSFDGSPFLFFYHPSAVLGGSSPFVESQLKPIPVSTLPPPPRFAYLISGSAGDGLMLRRTLLALYHPLNQYVVHLDREASSEERLDLQKFVKDHQVFNKFGNVRMIVKANLVTYRGPTMVANTLHAAAILLKEGGDWDWFINLSASDYPLVTQDDLLHTFSYLPRDLNFIDHTSNIGWKEFHRAKPIIIDPGLYSLKKADVFWVTQRRSVPTAFKLFTGSAWMALSRSFIDYCIWGWDNLPRTVLMYYANFLSSPEGYFHTVICNAQEFRNTTVNSDLHFISWDNPPKQHPHYLRLNDMQRMINSNAPFARKFPRDDPAALDKIDSDLLSRGPDMFTPGGWCVGSGKNGSDPCSFIGNTTVIKPGPGATRLETLISSLLSDNNFRPRQCK encoded by the exons atgaagaaattgaGAACCTATTACACGCAGTTCCGTCACAACAGTAACCAAGCAATGGAGCGTAAATGGATCTTGCCATTAGCTCTTGGCtccattgtttcattatttctACTCTTTTTAACAACATTAACCTCTTTTGATGGCTccccatttcttttcttctaccaTCCCTCCGCCGTACTCGGCGGTTCCTCCCCTTTCGTGGAGAGCCAACTGAAACCCATCCCTGTCTCCACTCTCCCTCCACCTCCTCGCTTCGCTTACCTCATTTCAGGCTCCGCCGGTGATGGCCTGATGTTGAGAAGGACCCTCTTGGCCCTTTACCATCCTTTGAATCAATATGTAGTTCATCTTGACCGGGAAGCTAGCTCTGAAGAGAGGCTCGATCTGCAGAAGTTTGTGAAAGATCATCAAGTGTTTAACAAATTCGGGAATGTTAGGATGATCGTGAAAGCTAATTTGGTTACCTATAGAGGTCCTACCATGGTTGCTAATACGCTTCATGCTGCTGCAATTTTGTTGAAAGAAGGTGGAGACTGGGATTGGTTTATTAATCTTAGTGCTTCTGATTATCCCCTTGTTACTCAAGATG ATCTGTTACATACATTTTCATACTTGCCAAGGGATCTGAATTTCATTGATCATACAAGCAATATTGGGTGGAAAGA GTTTCATAGAGCTAAGCCAATTATTATAGATCCAGGGTTGTACAGTTTGAAAAAAGCTGATGTGTTTTGGGTTACTCAAAGGAGAAGCGTGCCTACTGCATTCAAACTCTTTACAG GTTCTGCTTGGATGGCACTTTCTCGATCTTTTATCGATTACTGCATTTGGGGATGGGACAACCTACCTCGAACAGTCCTCATGTACTACGCTAACTTTTTATCTTCTCCAGAAGGTTACTTCCACACCGTGATTTGTAATGCTCAAGAATTCCGTAACACTACCGTGAACAGTGACCTCCATTTCATATCATGGGATAACCCTCCTAAGCAACATCCTCATTACCTCAGGCTGAATGACATGCAACGGATGATCAACAGCAATGCTCCTTTCGCAAGAAAGTTCCCTCGGGATGATCCTGCAGCGCTAGACAAAATCGACTCTGACCTCTTGTCTCGCGGTCCAGACATGTTCACTCCCGGTGGTTGGTGTGTAGGAAGTGGGAAAAATGGGAGTGATCCTTGTTCCTTTATTGGTAATACAACCGTCATCAAGCCTGGCCCTGGAGCAACAAGGTTGGAAACTTTGATTAGCTCTCTTCTATCCGACAACAATTTCCGACCACGACAATGCAAATAA